TATCAGTTGGGCCAGTGTCTTGAGTGAAGACAATGGCCTTGCCATTTTTTTCAATAATAAAACCTAATGAGCCTGCAAAGTGATTAACTTCGATTGCATGTACTTTATATTCACCAATTTCTCTACTGTCACCAGACTCTATATTATGAAACTTCATCGTTGGGCTTTCTTTGCTAGGAAGCTTCGTGAAATCAGGCCAAATTGCATCGTTAAAAAGATGGTTCATGATATTGTCTTCAACTTCTTTACAAGTCCAAATATCAAAAGGTTTATCATTCATGCCAAAACAATTATCTGCAAGAAATGCCAAATCGGAAATATGATCTAAATGAGAATGTGAAATTAGAATATTATCAATCTTTGCCTGATCACTAACACTAACTCCTGTCGCTACAGAACCTGCATCAATAAGTAAATTTCCATCAACTAAATAAGATGTTGCTCGGCATTCAGGAGAAACGCCACCATGTCCACCGATAATTTTCACATTCATTCTAACTCCAATTTATTTAATTTTAACTTGGTTTAGAATTTTTTACTAGTACTAAGACATTGAAAAATGGAAACTATTTACCTGTTAACTCTTGATAAACGTCTTGAGTCTTTCTCCCAAGAGCATTTCCTATTAGTTTGGCGAGATTCTTTGGCGTTTGCTTATCTAAATATGCTTGCGCAAACTTAGCAACTTCCCCACTTGCGGCGAGATTAGAAGAGTTAGATTTTGGCCAATCAATAACAATAACAAACTCTCCCTTTGCAGTAACGAGCTCATCACGAAAATCTTGTGCCTTGAAATGAATTGCTTCCTCAAACTTCTTAGTTAATTCACGGCAGATGCAAATATTTGCTTCAGGAAATTCTTGCGATATTTGTTTCAGAGTTGAATGAATACGATGAGGAGATTCAAAAAAGAGTGACGTATTCCCCTGCTCAGATGCGACTTTCAACTTATTTGATATTTCACCTTTTTTACGTGGAAGGAATCCAAAAAAAGTATAAGGATTAGGAGCAAATCCACTAAGTTCAAGAGCAACAGTTACAGCACTAGGGCCAGGAACTGAAGTAACCTCTCCTCCTCTTGCTAATATTTCTTTAACCAGTATATGACCAGGGTCTGAAACGATAGGGCTACCAGCATCTGAGACAAGAATAGGAAATTGAGAATTACTAATTTGATCTATATAGAAGTCTAGCTTGTCTTGGGAATGATCATTGAAAGAGAGAACTCT
This is a stretch of genomic DNA from Halobacteriovorax vibrionivorans. It encodes these proteins:
- a CDS encoding 3',5'-cyclic-nucleotide phosphodiesterase; the protein is MNVKIIGGHGGVSPECRATSYLVDGNLLIDAGSVATGVSVSDQAKIDNILISHSHLDHISDLAFLADNCFGMNDKPFDIWTCKEVEDNIMNHLFNDAIWPDFTKLPSKESPTMKFHNIESGDSREIGEYKVHAIEVNHFAGSLGFIIEKNGKAIVFTQDTGPTDKIWTAAKKLNNVVAIFCEVSFPNRFEKLALDSRHHTAQTLKKELSKMPGDVPIYLGHLKPNYLDELSKEIEEVNESGRIHILSSDNKEFSF
- the rsmI gene encoding 16S rRNA (cytidine(1402)-2'-O)-methyltransferase, encoding MKLTLVSTPIGNLNDVSERMRQAFESCDIVLAEDTRVFRSLLNKIEIDRPGLRVLSFNDHSQDKLDFYIDQISNSQFPILVSDAGSPIVSDPGHILVKEILARGGEVTSVPGPSAVTVALELSGFAPNPYTFFGFLPRKKGEISNKLKVASEQGNTSLFFESPHRIHSTLKQISQEFPEANICICRELTKKFEEAIHFKAQDFRDELVTAKGEFVIVIDWPKSNSSNLAASGEVAKFAQAYLDKQTPKNLAKLIGNALGRKTQDVYQELTGK